The sequence GGGCTTTGAGTTATTAGGGAAGAGCTGAAAGCAAACAGCCAACTTCTGTATTGTTCCCTGAGCCCTAATCCtggtaatatttattattacacATGCATTTCATTATCTTTGCTAATAAATTACTactaataacaattatttttattgcccAGATTAATTTAGCCTTAACTCATTAAAACAGTGTGCTCCTTAATAGCCAAATCCATTGGAACAGAGTCATCTGTCATCAGGAATCTCCTGGTGATGTGACTGCATCAGAACTGTTATgcttatgtttattatttattcatcacCATGATTGTTGCCGTAATTATCCTAATTATCCATGGAGGCAGAGAGAATTTATGCCCTTCCATCCTTAGATGGTGGGGGATCCAAGAATGGAACCCAGGGGTCCCAATTCTCTGCCTGACTGGAGACAGTTGAGGCCTGCAGCTCCTCCTGGGGTCCAAGGGGAAGTGTGGGGAAATGAGGTTGCCAAGGAAGCAGGAAAGCAGGTTTGGGCCTTGTTATGAGGGAGCGCTGTATAATCAGCTCCTCAAGGGCTGccaggaggggaaactgaggcaatggTCTGACCAAGGGAACTGGGTGAGAGGGCATCCAGGAAACACGTTCCTGCCCTCAGATCAATGCTGGGGTCTTGGGTGTACAGATGTGGCTCCCATAGGGGAGCCAGCCTGGCCCATGGGGGACACTTGCATTTTCATACATACATTAACTGCATtcccactgtgccaggcactgtgctctgTGTTGTGAAAGGTATTAGGGGCCAGAAAGGATAGCCAGGGGGCCATCTGCCACCACCAGGGGAGAGGCTGATCTCCttaggtcttttttcttttttgagacagagtcttgctctgtcacccaggatggagtgcagtggtgcgatcttggctcactgcaacttccacttcccaggttcaagtgattctcctacctcagcctcccgagtaactggaattacaggcacccaccaccacacccggctatgtttttttgtatttttagtagagacagggtttcaccatgttagacaggctggtctcgaactcctgacctctggtgatccgcccgcctcagcctcccaaagtgctgggattacaggcgtgagccactgtgcacagccttcTTAGGTCTTTATACCACCACCTTCAATTTATATATGCCAGCACCTCTCGCCACACTCAGATTCTGTTGTCAAACCCCTGGCCCATTGGTGATACTCACCTCCCCACAGCCTCCTACCCTGGATAAGCAGCACCCTGACCACAGGCCCTGGCACATCCTCACAAAGCCCCCTGCccagtttattaattttgtgtCCTCTCCAACCCACCTGAACTGTGGATCTTGGAGGCAGCTGCAGGCAACTCACCAcacccagggccccactgccaACCCAGAGTCCTTTCCCCAGGCTCCTTGCATCCTAATGGCCAGGACTTGGTGCCATCAGGGGTGCTGATGCAAGGCTACCCCTAAGGACTGGGGCCAGTGGGCCTCAGATAAGGACAGAGGGAGCCTCAGTGCCAGGCATGAAGGTGGTGCTCCCCATCCCGAACTTGCCCGGAGAGGAGGCAGAGCCCAGATTCAGCTCTGCCTCCCTAAAGAAATTCTGGAAGCCTCTCTACAGGCAGGAAGCCAGGAAGGAAAAGCGCAGTGCTCAGGGTGGCCCCTGGTTCTGAAGTCACAAGAGATACAagcttctctcttttgttcccaTACATTGTCTGGTcctgccatttttttctctgcttatttAAATGTCCTTGTCCACCTCTGAGCTGGCTTTCCCCTACACTTGACCTTTTATATTCTCCCTTGTGGTATCTCCTCACTTTGCAGACCAAGGTTCACCATCTTCTCCCCCTGCATCAGGTTGGTCTGCACCAGGGTAGGCCCTACTGAAGCACTCCCTCCCAGCCAACACATTTGGGGACCAAAGTCATCAGCTGGGCTCCCAGCCCACCTTTAACACAGTATTCGCTGGGGCGTGTGGTTGTATGTTATGAATGTTCCCCCTGCATAGGCCATGAGGTCTTGGAGGGCAAGTGGACTGAACTCCTACAAAGCCTCAAATCTGGCTCCTAGTAGGGGCTCAAAACTAACAAGTGGGATGGCTAGTGAGATCAAATGAGTCTCTTGGGCAATTTGGAAGAAGTCATAAAGGACATGGGAGAGGGGGCTACGGGCCCCACTATTtctcctggttttcttttcttttcgtttttatcttttcttttcttttcttttttttttgagacagagtctcactctgttgcccaggctagagtacagtggcgagatctcacctcattgcaacctctgcctcctgggttcaagttattctcttgcctcagcctcctgactaactgggattacaggtatgcaccatcacgcccagctaatgtttgtatttttttttttttttgagacggagtctcgctctgtcacccaggctgtagtgcagtggcgcgatctcagctcactgcaagctccgcctcccgggttcacgccattctcccgccttagcctcccaagtagctgggactacaggtgcctgccaccacgcccagctaattttttgtatttttagtagagatggggtttcaccgtgttagccaggatggtcttgatctcctgacctcatgatccacttgcctcggcctcccaaagtgctgggattacaggcgtgagccaccgtgcctggcctaatgtttgtatttttaatagagatggtgtttcgctgtgttggccaggatgatctcaaacccctgacctcagttgatccatctgcctcagcctcccaaagtgctgggattacagacgtgagccaccaggcccagcctctcctgtttttcttttgagggGGCTGGTCTGAATAACTATTAAAGTGCTGGGCCTTTGAAACCCCTAGTTAAAGCCACCTCCTTTTTTCCTACTAGCCTGTGGTCCCATCTCCAGTGAGCACCCCTTCATCAGACTCTGTCAACACCCTGCCCCTGCTGGAGGGAAAAGGAGCTTTTGAGATGGTTTTACCTCCCAGTGACTGAAGCAAGTTCCCCATTCTAAGCACATAGCATCTCCGGGGCCTCTTGTTGCCTCATCTCTGGGGACCTGCTGGGACTTCCTGAGGTGGTGCAGGGTCTAGGGCCAACCTGTGGCCCAATGACTGCCTCCCTATCCAGGCAAGCTGCCAATCCCCTGAAACCTCAGCTCTGTGTCAGCCCAAACTTCTTTGGGAAAGGAAGACATTCCATTGATGAAGGTGACATTGCTGCATCCCTTATTGGTGATTAATAGGGGGAATCATGGGGCTGTCTGCAGAATGAGCCTTTGCTGGATACTGGGGCCTCCCATTTGGTCAGGAACCAAGGACAAAGAGGAGAGACACGGGGATGTCTGATAGACACACGTGGGAAAGAGAGACATACAAGGAATAGAGAAGAGTGGGGTTAGATCCGGGGAGGAGAGGCCAGAAACCCAGGGAGAGATGGAAAAGGCAGACACAGGAGAGAGATGGACAAGAAACAGCAAAATAGAAGAAAGAGGCAGGGGAGAGGCAGAAACCAGAGAAAAGGTGTTGGCGGGGCAGCagccaggcagaggaaagagaagaagggcTGACTTATAAGCACCTGGCAGGCTATCTGCTCACTTTCCCTGCCTGCCCCTGTCTCTGCCCCTAAGACTTGCAGACCCGCAGGCTGGCAGAGCCTCAGGGCAGTGCTGCTGTGGGAAGGGTTCCAACAAGGTCTTGTATCTTAATCGTGAGAGATTCCTTCTCAACTTCCACTAGCTCAGCTTTAGTTCTGACCAGTGGTCCCCTTCTTCGAAGAGAATGCTCAGCCTGACCACACCCCCAGGTCACAGGCCACCACGAGTGAGAGCACTGGGAAGGGAGGTGGTATCAAGAGAGCTGGCTAAAATTGTCACCCCAGGGCGGGGCTGGGTGGAGGCTGGTCCTGGGGTCGGCCATTCCAAGGAGAGCTACACGCACATGCGAGTCCCGGTACCAGAGTCCCCGACACACTCAGTGCTTTCCAGCTGCAGCGTCTGAGATGGGGACGGAGAATGGAGAGGACCCCACACACTCCAGAGTCAGGAGGGGCTGGAGCTGGGAGACCAAGAGGAGGGGGAGTTTCCATCTCttccaccaccccccaccccccaccccctccccgccTCAGGAGGAAAAACTCCCCCGCCCCCCAGACTGCCTTCTTTTTGGGGAAGCTCTGCTACAGTGGGAAACAGCTCCCCAACTCCCGGATTTTGCAAAGGGTGTCAGATTCGCCCAATGGTCCCTTCTCCAGGGCAGGGGAGGCACTGCAGCCAGGGCTGTAAGCACCGGGCTCCCTTTGCCTTTGTGCCCCAAACATTTCCTGCAGCCAGCCTTCTCCGCTCGCGCCCATGGCCACGCGCCTAGGCGCCCGCGGGCGCGGATGCTGCTTCTCCCTGTTCCATACGCCAGAGCCCATCCTTGCCCTCCCCTTATCGCCCACTGCTGTCGGCCCGAATCCACTTCCCAAGGGGCAAGCCCCCAAGGGCAAGTCCGTGCACCTGGGAGCCCTGCGCTCTGACTAGTTGGGTTCATTTCCCGCATTTCCAGTAGCGTTCCAGACGGTGCCCAGCAGCGTCTGTCTTGGAGCGGGAACCCAGGAACTGAGGATCGGCGATGTCCGCTGGCTCCGACCATCCCCACACGTGATGACCAAGCGGGGCCGCTGTGGGGTGGGATCTCCACCTGCGTCCGCCTGGCGCCCCCGCCAACTCCGATCAGGTACCCATTTGCCCCGGGCTCCCTGggtgccctgggcccagcccagccccatgCCCCCGCCTGGCCCACCTGGCCATTCTTGCAGAGGTCTGCCCACATACTGGTGCCGTCGCCGCCGCGCATGAGGACATGGTAGGTGAAAAAGTAGGTGCCGGGAATGTTGCACGTAAACTTGCCGCTGGCCGCGTCGTagttgttgcctaggttggtgaCCACGTCGTCAAACTTGAGTACCTCGTAACCCTCGTGGGGGTTCTTGAGGCCGGCGTAGAAGGCCACGCGCGGCACCGTGGTGTAGGTGGCAGTGCTGATGGCGCCGCTGCCCCCCGCGCCCGGCAGCCCCGGAGGGCCCGGCTTGCCTGGCTCACCCTTCTCCCCCGGCGGCCCCACAGGGCCGGGAGGACCTGGGTCCCCGGGAGGCCCCGGAGGGCCGGGCTTGCCGGTGCGGCCCGGCTTCCCCTGGGGGCCCTGCACCAGCGTGGAAGGCGGGGGCGCGCCGCTCTGCTCGCTCAGGGCGTCGCCGCCGTCGGTCCGCGCGCCGGCGCCGGGGCCCCGCGCGGGGTAGGGGTCGCACACCATGCGGCAGGTGCCCAGCATCTCATAGTGGCCTTCCGGGCCGCCCGAGCTCACCAGCACGGGGATGAGCACCACCAGCACCAGCAGCATCACCACACCCGCGGCGGCCGCTAGCAGCGTCTTTCGGCCCGCGCGGAGCCTGGGGAGCGCCGGGCCGCCCGGCCGCGCCGTCGGGGCAATGGTGCCGGCGGGCAGGGGGCGCGGGCTAGGCGCCCGCGCTCAAGGACGGTCCGGCGGGGCTGCGGGCATGGGGCCGGGCCCGGGGCGCCGCGCTGCGCTGGCTGCGCTGCGGAGCCCAGCCGCCGGCTCCTGCCTCGCGCCTCCCTCCTGCTGCGCTGCCGGACTGAGCGCCGCGGCCGCCGCCTCCCGCCTCCCGCCTCCCGCCTGCAGCCTCCCGCCTGACTCCTCCCGCCTCCTTGAGCCGGGCCACCGCCCCCTCGGCCGGGCCCCGCCCCGCCAGCTCCGCGCGGCTCTGGGCTCTCTAGGGGTGGGGCTGCGGGCGGGGCCGGCGCCTAATTGGGCCGCGGGCGCCTCGAGGTGGGCGGGGCATAAGGGGGCGGGGCCGCGGAGACCCCGGGCgggagcagggagaggaaagaagagactgAGTACGCGGAGACCGAGATTCGGAAATGGGGTGGGGGCCGGGGTCCGAGAGACCCGAGAGGCGCTCCAAGGGAAGGGGAGAGTAGGGACCAAAATGCGAAAGGGAGAGAGGGCCACAGGGAGAGCTAGAGAGCTCCGAGGGGATCGGGAGAGGAGAGGCTTCGAGGGTCGGTCACCAGGAAAACAGAGGGACTGGGGTCGCGACGGGCCAAGACCCGCAGGGGGCGGAAGCGAGGGGATAGCGCCCAGGTCTGCAGGGGACAAAGAGCGATTGAGGGGAGGACGGAGCGGGGAGCTGGAAGGTAGGATGAGAAAGGGGGTTATGAAGCGAAGAAGAGGATACGGAGGGGACCATTTGGCACTCAGGCC comes from Homo sapiens chromosome 17, GRCh38.p14 Primary Assembly and encodes:
- the C1QL1 gene encoding C1q-related factor precursor — translated: MLLVLVVLIPVLVSSGGPEGHYEMLGTCRMVCDPYPARGPGAGARTDGGDALSEQSGAPPPSTLVQGPQGKPGRTGKPGPPGPPGDPGPPGPVGPPGEKGEPGKPGPPGLPGAGGSGAISTATYTTVPRVAFYAGLKNPHEGYEVLKFDDVVTNLGNNYDAASGKFTCNIPGTYFFTYHVLMRGGDGTSMWADLCKNGQVRASAIAQDADQNYDYASNSVILHLDAGDEVFIKLDGGKAHGGNSNKYSTFSGFIIYSD